The Nitrospiraceae bacterium genomic interval ACGGACTGGTACAAGTATTTTAAATGTTCTGAGATTGATCCGACCTGCCTGCCGGGGGAGACCATTAACCAAGTTAGGCAAGAAGGTCTCAAACGACTGTTTCTCTACAAACTCACGCGGTACCCCCTTCAAACGTACAGGTTATTGCGTCGTTTCCTTCGGTATATGCCTGCACGTGACGTCCTCTATCTCATCATCAAACCGTTTCTCGGACAAACAAAGGGAGCCACAAAAGCAGAAGTGCTGTCGCGAGCGGTGGAGCACGCCGATATGAAAGACGCAGCGGCGCAGCTTACGCACCTCACCGATGACATGCTGCACCAAATCCTCAATGCCTCGCGGGCCGAGCGCCTCCGTATTCAACAGGAAGCGAATGGAGCCCGTGAATTGCCGGTTATCGCAACTTAAAGGCATACCGTATTCTGGATGAGTGCATCCTATGAACCGTTTGTGCTCATTTTGTGCTCAACTCCACCTCACTCCAGCCTACTCCAGCCAACGTTCGAGATTTCGCTAAACCTTGGCTGGAGTGAGCCTGAGTGAGCTGGAGTAGGCCGGAGTAGGGTCAGGGACACGGTTTCCTAAACCGCGGCTCCGTTGTGCAACTTTGTGATGTGGACGAGGGCGATACGATCCCTCAAGAGCTGCCTTGTGAGTGCTTGAGGGTCTTGGCACAGGTCGCTAGTAAGGTGCAACTGTCCGTCGAGGGACGATCCGGCCTTCTTCGAGGTCTTGCAAGTCGGACCAGGCGTTAAGGTCGGTTCGTGAAGGATCGACGGCGTTGCGGCACTTGTTGAAGTACTCCTGCTTTTCTGGTGTGCTCGGGCCCCGATTCAACATCATCCGATTCCATTCTTCGAGTTCTGCGGAGACGTGGGGTTTCGCTACCCTGCGGAACCACTGGGCCACATCCTCATCGGTCGGATTGGCTTTGACCGTCTCCGTGAATTGGGTGTCAGTGATGCCGGCGAATTCCATCAGCCTGAGGTCCATCGGGCAGGGGTAGATGTATTCACCTTCGGTGCCGGCCAGCACGGCACGACATTTGTCGATCATGCGCGCAAGGTGCACGTAACCTTCCAACTTGAACCGCATGCTCCGCGGAAAGCTCTTCCTTAGATCCATGGCCTATAGCAGGCGATGATTCGCAAAGGTCAAGCTCTTCACGATCACTTGGCCGTTCTCGAAGGAAATGATCCGGCGAGTGGCCGGGAGGTCGGATGCACCGACGCGCACATGCGTGTCGGTAAAGCTTTCGACGTTGTTCAGCTTGCCATCTGCGGGCGAATAGTAATAGACGGTATACTTCGTCGTTAGGTTCTTATGATCTTGAGTGACCGCGCTTTCTTCCACGTTGATCGTGAAGGCAAAGGGAGCCATCCCATGATGAGCCATCGTGCGATTGATCTGCGTGATCCGGTCGTTCTTGAGGCGATAAAATGAATTCGATCCGTGGATGTTGAGTTTCGTACCGAGCGGATGGCCGTCTTCCTCGGCTGTCAAAGTATATTTCCCATCCGATTCTTCAAAACTGCGCGGGCCCCGATGCACAGCAATCATGCCGAGTTGTTCCTGCGCCCACTTCTGCACGTCGCCGTCAGAGAGTTGAACCGACACCTCACGAGGGCCTTTCACGATCACCGGCCCGCTTGTCTCTTTTCCGTTGATGTTCACGGTCAAATCGGCCGTAAACCCTTTAAAGTCTGGTTGCCAGCGGGCCGTCTTTTCAAAGGCTCGACGCAGCAGGTCGCGGGCATGAGGATCGTCGGCAACTGTGGTCTCTGGTTTGTGCTGGTGTTCCATGGTCTGGCCTCCTTGCTGAAATCACGTCGTCGTTCAAACAATCGTCGCTGAATTATACCCACGCAAGAAAAGAGACCACAAGGAGGTCGGACGCTGGAGGTAGTTAATTTGGCCTAGAACAATTGTGTTATTTCCGCTATACTGCGCGCCGCGCTGCGCCGAAAATCGACGGAAAGGATGGGCATGGAGAGACGTGCTGCCTCGCACACAGAAGAAGAAGAAATGAATCAACGCCGCCGACTCTTGAATGCGGCGAAAAAAGGCGATCAGAAAGCCATCAATCGACTCTTTGAGCTCTATCAGGTGCGTATTTTTAGCGGAGAGATGGTCAATAAGCTCAATCGGGCTGCCGGGTTGCACAAGCTCAAAGGGGCTCAACAGAAGTCGATCAAAGGGAAGGTTGCCTCGAGGGTGAAAACACGATCAACACATGGAAAGGGTCGTCCTAAGGCTGCGAAGCCAAAGAAATCGAAGAAATCTCACAAACCCAAGAAGTCCAAGAAGCGCTAGCCTGCCCTACTGGACCGATACCTTCAGTCCTCCTGCACCCAGTTTGGCCGCGATGTCATCCGCCTCCTTCAACGTTCCGGCGAACACCACCGCCTCACCGTCGTGGTCAATCTTCCAGGCCAGCTCGAATGCTTTAGACGAACTCATTCCCGGAATGCATTGGCAAAATAGGGTAATCACTTGCTGGTAAGTGTGACAATCGCAGTTATAGACGATAACTCGCGCTTCCAACCCATCGCCGGTTCCGGTCGTCGGTGTTTCCGCCGCATGTGGAACGGCTAGAGGGGGGGGCGTCGTAGCCATACGGGTGGAATTCTAGCAGACTTCTGGTAAGGGATTAATATCCTTGTCTCACCAGCAGATGGTTGGCCCATTTACGGCCATCTCGCCCGGCTGAATGCTCAAACAAGGCAAAATGGGCGGAGGAATCTGTGACCGTCTGGAGACCGTGCCTGTGGGCGAGGCGGTCGGTATAAACCAGAGAGGCCGAGGTTTTGATCAATGCCAGGCCGTACTCAAACCGATACCCTTGCTCGACCGTGAGGGGAACGGAGCTGAGCGCCTTGATGTCTTCCACTTGTAAGGGATATTGCTGAAATGCGGGCCCCATCAGGTTGAGGAGAGCTGCGGCTCCCGGTACCGTTGTCTTTCCGATCTGCATACTGTGAGTGAGATCGAAGAGTCCTCGCTGAAACCGACGGTCGTGGCACAGGGCTTGATGAAAGTGCCTGCGCCACGTGTTATCAGCGAGATCACGATCAATATCGGCGATGAGGTCGTTCGTGAGCGGGCCACTCACGTCGTATCCCTGGACGAGGCGGCTGTTGGCGACGAGGTCGGGAAAGTCCGCACCCATCCGATCCTGAAAGGCGGTCATGCCCGCCGTCGGCGTCAGACGCAGCGCCATGAAATCACGAAAATGGATTGTAGCGAATCGTGCCAGCAGCCGATGCAGCGTCTCCGGATGACACAGGTGAAACGGGTAGTACAGGGCATCTGGTTCGAGCGGCGGTTTCATCGACAAACGCCTGGCATCATGCTATAGGGGTTGCTCGTGCGACAAATCTTCACGTCTTGGCTCGATCTCCTGCTCGTCTTTGTTCCTGTCACGGTGGGGCTCGAACTGCTGCACGCCGATCCGCTGGTCGTGTTTCTTTCCTCAGGGCTCGCGATTATTCCCTTAGCCGGCTTGCTTGGACGTGCGACAGAGCATCTCACGTCCCACGTCGGTGCTGGAATAGGCGGATTGCTTAATGCCTCGTTTGGCAATGCTGCCGAGCTGATCATCGCCTTGGTGGCGTTACGCGGTGGATTGCACGATGTAGTGAAGGCTTCTCTCACTGGGTCGATTCTCGGCAACGTTCTCCTCGTTTTAGGGGCATCGATGGTTGCTGGCGGGGTGAAATACGAGCGACAGAAGTTTAACCAAACGGCGGCTGGAATGGGAGCCAGCCTCTTGCTGCTTGCTGCGGTGGGACTCATCATTCCCGCCCTATTTCATTTTACTGCGGCAGATAGCGGTGTCGCCATCGAACAACAGCTGAGTCTGGCGATTGCTGTTGTTCTGTTTACTATTTATGTCCTGAGTCTCATGTTTTCCTTGAAGACTCATAAGCACGTGTATAGAGGTGAACCTCATGCTGCCGATGATCTTGGAGAAAAACCATGGAGCAGGAACAAGTCGATCATGGTACTGGCCGGGGTGACCCTGTTGATCGCAGTCATGAGCGAGATTCTGGTCAGTGTCTTGGAGCCAGCGGCCCATCGTCTGAGAATGACGCAGCTATTTGTTGGGTTGGTTCTGGTCGCATTGGTCGGGAACGCGGCAGAGCATTCGACCGCTGTCATCGTCGCGCTGAAGAATAAGATGGATCTGGCACTCGGGATCGCGGTTGGGTCAAGTCTGCAAATCGCGTTGCTGGTCGCTCCCGTTTTGGTCTTTGCTAGCTATGCGGTCGGGTCGCCGCTCGATCTCATCTTCACACCCTTTGAAGTCGCTGCGGTCACGATCTCTGTCGTGATCGTCGGTTTCGTCGCGGTGGATGGCGAGTCGCACTGGATGGAAGGGGTCATGCTGGTCGGAGTCTACCTGATGCTTGCGATGGCCTTTTTCTTTCTACCCCCCTGACAGCTCACCACTTGTCCATGTCGATGACTTCGGTCGCATCCCACAAATTCTTCGACTCGGCTTCTGCCAGCGCCTTGAGGCGATCGGTCTCTGTTTCGTCGCCGAAGGTCTTCGACGCACCTGGTTTGGCGCAATCGGCGGCGGGATCAGCTGCTGGTTTGGGAGCAGCCGGCGACTTCCGTCTCCGCTTCGTAGGATCCATATTGACCGGCATCCGAACCTCCGTACAGGACGAAACTAGTTTCCAC includes:
- a CDS encoding ATP-dependent Clp protease adaptor ClpS, with amino-acid sequence MATTPPPLAVPHAAETPTTGTGDGLEARVIVYNCDCHTYQQVITLFCQCIPGMSSSKAFELAWKIDHDGEAVVFAGTLKEADDIAAKLGAGGLKVSVQ
- the cax gene encoding calcium/proton exchanger; amino-acid sequence: MRQIFTSWLDLLLVFVPVTVGLELLHADPLVVFLSSGLAIIPLAGLLGRATEHLTSHVGAGIGGLLNASFGNAAELIIALVALRGGLHDVVKASLTGSILGNVLLVLGASMVAGGVKYERQKFNQTAAGMGASLLLLAAVGLIIPALFHFTAADSGVAIEQQLSLAIAVVLFTIYVLSLMFSLKTHKHVYRGEPHAADDLGEKPWSRNKSIMVLAGVTLLIAVMSEILVSVLEPAAHRLRMTQLFVGLVLVALVGNAAEHSTAVIVALKNKMDLALGIAVGSSLQIALLVAPVLVFASYAVGSPLDLIFTPFEVAAVTISVVIVGFVAVDGESHWMEGVMLVGVYLMLAMAFFFLPP
- a CDS encoding DUF3386 family protein, whose amino-acid sequence is MEHQHKPETTVADDPHARDLLRRAFEKTARWQPDFKGFTADLTVNINGKETSGPVIVKGPREVSVQLSDGDVQKWAQEQLGMIAVHRGPRSFEESDGKYTLTAEEDGHPLGTKLNIHGSNSFYRLKNDRITQINRTMAHHGMAPFAFTINVEESAVTQDHKNLTTKYTVYYYSPADGKLNNVESFTDTHVRVGASDLPATRRIISFENGQVIVKSLTFANHRLL
- a CDS encoding DUF5069 domain-containing protein — encoded protein: MDLRKSFPRSMRFKLEGYVHLARMIDKCRAVLAGTEGEYIYPCPMDLRLMEFAGITDTQFTETVKANPTDEDVAQWFRRVAKPHVSAELEEWNRMMLNRGPSTPEKQEYFNKCRNAVDPSRTDLNAWSDLQDLEEGRIVPRRTVAPY